The window AGCTGGGAACCAACTTCAGTAACAGATGATAAGCTTGTATGCTTATCCAATGATGAGTTATTTGCCCGCTCTCTGTGCCTGGCATTGTGGCCTCGTAATGCTAGATGAGACTGAAAGATCTTGCTAGAGATCGTGCATTTGACCCTTTCTTCTTCTCAGATACGTTCAAGATTTCAAGATCAATATCAACAGCATTCTCAGAAGAATACTCGAGCTATGGACACAAAGACTTGATCTCTTGCTAGAGTTTGATTTCAAGAACTCCAAACCAGCTCCGTTAAATTGTTCATGTTCCTTAAATTCATCTACACAAGGAAGCCCATCACCAGAAGCTTCAACATTAACTTTCATTTCATCAACTCCAGAGTCCAGACAGATTCTTTTCTGAAATTTCAATATCTAGCTTACCTTTTGATCTGGAATCTCCGTCATTTCCACAAACTCTCACACTCTTACCGGAATATTGAGCTCCAAAATAAGCAGAATCGCATCTGCTTATACTAACtataattcataattttcgatctTTATCGAACAATGAGTGCTGCAGGTAGCTCACTCTATAATTTTACTGAATATGTGATAAGTTGTTTATCAGGCGAACTACATCTGGTGAAGCATATACACGCAACGTGCAATATTTTATGTTTGCTTTCAGTTTATACACAGCCTATCTCACCTTATGTCAATCTTGTTAGTAATGTATTCCAATATAGTTGGTAAGATCATTATAActattttcaacatataaaattttcatataagattttttggggaaaaaagaagaagatatgTATGGTTCTTGTGACTTGTAAAAACTAGTTATTACTAACCTTATCTCTGATTGGATTTAGAGGTTTTATTGGATTTCAAATACACCTTCTAAAATATTTACGCCTcctataataaattatttttagatttaaaatttgtaCAACCAGTTATTTTATGATGATGATACATAACTTCACAAGGCCCAGTAAATTACCAGCAAACATAaatcaaaaattattttgtcacgttatttatgtttatgtgaacGGAAGATTTGAACAGGTATCTAAATCGTGGAACGGTTCCAAAGATTGCATGTCAAGGAGATGGTACAAATGCTGATAAATTGAAAGATAATAAAGGAGCAATACAACAAAAACAATAATTCTAAAACAAAGGcacaaacaaaaaaaagtaATGTCACCAATAAAACTTCTAACTTTATACCAGATAGCAGCAATATTTGATAATCCTCCAACTACAAAAGGGCATATGAGCAATATTTGATAATCCTCCAACTACAAAAGGGTATATGAGTGAAATCAGAAAGTGatgcatatttttaaataaaataaaattttggcaaaagaaTAGTATGCGATTGCCTGGTTTTCACAACTATGCTGCTTGGTTTGAACTCCAACAGGCATTCTGACAATTGATTCTGAATTTATGCAACCGCAGGCATGTCCTTGAGCCAGGCATCAAGTGGTTTGCCAATCGAGTAAACAATAAAACCGATTTTCCTGAGCTTATTAGCGTCAATAATGTTCCTTCCATCGAAAATAAAGGCGGGTTTCTGCATATTGTCGTATATCCTTTGGAAATCGAGTGTCTTAAATTCATCCCATTCAGTGAGGATGCAGATGGCATGTGCATCCTTTGTGGCCTCGTAGGCATCCCAAGCAGCATGAAGTTTCTTCACAGTGGAGGGGCTAGTCGGTTGAAGATGAAGGGGATGATCCCAGTCGAATTTGTTCATTGTAAGGTCCCTCTGGATCTGATCCTCAGTGACCTGAGGATCATAGATGCTCAGGTGGGCTTTGTCACCTAAGAGTCCTTTGCAAACATCGATAGCAGGAGTCTCCCTGGTATCACCAGTATCTTTCTTGAAGGCAAAACCCAAGATGGCTACTTTTTTGTTAGCGACCGTGTTGAACATGGAAGCAACGAGGCGATTGACAAAACGGTTCTTTTGGTAGTCGTTGATCTTAATCACCTGCTTCCAGTATTCTGCAACTTCCGGGAGACCATTGCATTCACAAATGTAAACCAAGTTCAGAATGTCCTTCTGGAAGCAGGAACCACCAAAACCAACACTGGCATTGAGGAACTTGGGACCAATTCTTGTGTCCTTTCCTACGGCGTAAGCCACTTGGGTGACATCTGCTCCAGTAGCCTCACAGAGAGCAGACATCGCGTTGACTGAAGAGATTCTTTGAGCTAAGAATGCATTAGCAGCAAGCTTTGAGAGCTCTGCAGACCATAAATTAGTGGTGAGGATACGATCCTCAGGAACCCAGTGGGCATAAACATCCTTCAGGGCTTGCACGGCCTTGAAGCCTTCTGGGGTCTCCCGGCCTCCAATGAGAACTCTGTCTGGGTTGAAAAGATCTTGAATAGCAGTCCCCTCAGCAAGAAATTCTGGGTTAGAGAGGATTTGATAATTAATTCCCTTGCTGTTGTGGGTCAATATTTTTTCAATGGCCTCGGCAGTTTTGACCGGAACAGTGGACTTCTCAACCACAATCTTGTCCGATTTTGACACATCAGCAATCATGCGGGCAGCGCTCTCCCAATATGTCAAATCTGCTGCCTTACCAGCTCCAAGACCTCGAGTCTTGGTGGGAGTATTGACTGAGACAAAGACTATGTCAGCCTCAAATACATGTTTCTCCACATCTGTGCTGAAGAACAGATTCTTTCCCCGACATTGTTTTACCACATCATCAAGGCCAGGCTCATAGATGGGAAGCTGATCGCTGTTCCAGGCATTGATACGAGGAACAGAAATATCAACAACAGCTACTTCAATTTGAGGGCACTTTAGTGCTATTACTGCCATAGTAGGGCCTCCTACATACCCGGCTCCAAGACAGCAAATCTTCACCATTTGACCCTTGTTTCAGTGCTCTGGAAAAGATATCAAACATACAACTCTCAGATATCCAATTTTACATCATACTTCAATGACAAAAAAAATCCTTAGTCCGGATAACACTTCAatgtcaaataaaatatccTCAGGCAGCTTTTGGAAGCATTACCATAACAAAAATATGGTTTCATTACTAATCATTGCACCATGAACATggaaaaaatttgtatttaatttcattttacaGCAGCCATCCGGTAAGGAAAATGAGCAGCTAAAGAGACAGTTAATAAAAGATGCATACACACGAATCCATATTGCCCATCATTAGTTTGCATGAATAAAAAACTTGATACTCCATTAAATTAGAAtcgcataaattttaaaaatcgtaGTTTTTCAGAATGGAACGTTTAATAATTTTGGGAATCACATTTGATGCAAGCAGCTGAGACAAAAGATGCCAGCATTGAATATCCAAACTTTTTTTAACTCAACAGAACATTTCAATATGAAAAGGAAACCACAAAGTTATCATTGAAGATCCATCCCTCAATTGCATGTAATCCACAAACACACTGCTAGTAATTTGAGTTAAATCATCAGAAAACAAAAGAACTCGAAAAATGCCGAATTTACCAAACGTACTAGTTCCAAAAAACTCCCGCAACTATTATAATCATGAAAAAACTAACGCAGCAAATGAGAGATCAAACCAGAGGAAAGAACAAAAACACGTAAATAGCGGGCAACTACATTTCAGATCAAACACCCAAAAAGCTAAATCAAAACAAATCGCATaattagtttaaaatttcttctcAGGAAATTCAACGTAAAATGATGCTAGAAAAGCTGAATTCACCCAGAAATTCACACCTGGCACACATCCTAGCGCGGGTATCAAATTCCACATAAAAGCAAGAACAAAACTTTTACACCATCTTAGCTACAATATTTCAGATtaaagaaaaacagaaaaatcTACCTCTGAATTACACGTTTGGATTTCTGAAAAGTGGAGAGAACGAGAGATCTATATCTGTACGAGAATGAAAGAAGTTGGTCGAGAAACCGTGAGAGCGGGCAGCTCTTATATTGTTGTTTAGATCCAAGATCCCACCCCCCGTGAACGAGTGAAATTACAATAAGACCCCTACCACTTTGCTTTCCAAGTCCATACGTTCCAAATGCCAAAATTTGAGTCTTCTTGGAAGGTGGAGAAGAATATGGTAATTTCAGACCTTTATGTAAACCATACTTAAAGGcaataaatcatattttaggATCTACATTTTTGTTGATTCATTGTTTAtaaatagtattcatcaatttTAGCTTCTTATTTTTGTTCTTATCATTAAATGATTATCTTAGATAAGAAATTgcgtatatatttttatttgaattcgtgtttttattatataaaaaaaattttatgtcacttCACTCAATCGACAATACACGTGATTAGTTGAAGTTTCACTTTTATAATGAAGCGAAAATTATGCATACATATTAAACTTTATACGGTAgaatatcatttgaaaaaaaactTGTACGTTAAAATCCTATTCAAGAAATGAatcatcaataataaataaaatttatgtcaGCATTTAGTTACATGTAATCGGTTATcactataattttatttattaaaaaaacacaaaacaattagtgcataaaaatcttttaaaaaatggCATGTAGCTTTGATGCAAGTTCAATCAATCATTAATTGCAGGCATGAAGCTAACTTCAAGATTAAGAATGAACGCACCTGTTCGAGTAACATTCCAGTGTGTTGTGTaagttaaaatatatattttatgagaaaaatacttgatataataaataaaatttattaaattgaaaaaatataaataaaatttgaggagaaattgaaaaaatataattaatgttCGTACAACTTTTGGGCCGAATGGCACAGTCAATGGGCTACTGAAGCATTGGGCTTGGAAAGTAACTTGCAATCCTGACTGTCCACCTGAACGACTAATCCAACGCTTAAAAAATAACTAGCCGTTACAATTCCGCAGTCAGAAGGAAGCTCTCCCCGCGCCTCTTCCATCATTCCCCACTATCCCGTAAATCAGTGAATTCCAACGATCTCATCTTGTAAACCCTAAATAATCCTCTCCATTACTTATCTAAAATCCCCAATCTTCACTCTATTTTCTGGTGTTTCCCCATGGAATCGAATTCGAGTACTGCGGGTGCAGTTGTTTCTACTGGGAAAGAAAATTACAGCCTGTTAAATCCATCTAACTTTGATGACACCCGGAATTTTTTGGAGAATCTCGACCCAAATTTTTCAATCGTTAACTTGAAGTCGTTCAATTCTCCGACAATAATCAAGTCAAAAAAGAGTGCCAAAAAATCCGATTCCAGAAGCCCTAACCCCATCCGAGTGGATTCTCCTttgttgaagaaaaaaattcgaGAAAGAAAATTTGTGATTGCGAAGAAGAAATCTAGGAATGAGGATCTGAATTCTTCAGCGGCTGGTGTGGTGTGTGAGAAGTGTAAGAAGGCGATTGGGAAATCCAGCCAGTGTTGGTGTCTGGCATATCAGAGTTTGAGGGCTTCTCAAGAAGATTTTTTCGATAAGCGCGCTGAACTAAGCAATGAAATTGACGTTGAGAAGCTAAATAAGCATAATGTCCGAGATGAGAACGAAAGGATAAAAGTAAACCACGTTGGTCAAGACACGGGGATTGATAACGAAGGGGGACTGGAAGGAAAAGATTCATCAGAGAATAATGATGAAGATGTTGAATTGATTCTGAAGAGGAGAAGAGATAAACTGTTAAAAGAAGCCAGAGAAAGTGTTCCAGAGTCAGGATCTGGTAGGGTGATGCATTTGGTAAGGGCATTTGAGAATCTACATTTGATTCGGAAAGCAGATGATTCTGGGGATGAAGAATCGGAGCAAGTGCTGGACGAAAAGAAGGGGACAAAATGGGGCTTGCCCGGACTGCAACAGTCTACTAAGGTCTCTAACCCGCAAGTTTATTTGCCTTTGTATTGTCCATCAGATATTTTCCTCACATCAGAAAGCTTAAGTTTGGGTTCAACCCGTTCTTATTCGTTAGACAGCAGCCAAGGAAGGTTAGCAAGAAGATAGATGTTTGTCATAACCATATGCATTGTGTTTTTTCTTATCTTGTTTATGTTCTGACTTAGATTTTTTAACTTTGAAGCTTCAGCTTTTCAACCAGGACTTCTGCCCGAGGTGGAAGAAGCAGGCGAAGGGTGAGACATTTTATACATGTCTCCTGATCTGACGTGTTTTGTTTCCTCATAAAGGTGATTGTGGCTATGTTTTCACCTTTGCAGAGCAATGAATCATCTGGAACTTTTGTTAGAAGGAACTATAAAGGAAGACAGCCAAGAGCAACCTCTCAAAGGCCCTTCATGTTGCAAACTGAGGTTTCTCTATGGGAAATTTTGTTCTTTGACAATTTTTTACAGTTAGAGGTCTGTGTTATTTTcttcacatttttttttcttgttatgTACCGAGATAAGCCAAGATGTGTCGATCTCCAACCAATATTACTGGAGGGTTGAAATAACATCAGACTTTATATTTTTAGGCATATTCAACTGATTGCTTCCCTATAGCAAAACATTCATGACACTATGTTCTGGTAGTTCCTGTGATACCCGCTAACTTtcaacataataaataaaatatacttGTGAACATTTATCATTATCAATTAGCGAAacaaaattaagattttaatttaatttatgatttttgggCTTTAAGTTAGATTGACATTATTGGGTTATAGTTTGACTTCGAAGGTTAGCGTTAGACGTTCATGTCGAACTCCAgaaccaaataaaaaaatgtctctGTTTCTCAACTTTATCCAGTTAttgaaactttttttaaattacttaagatTCTTGAACTTTTGTCTTCTTTTTttataaacaataaacaaacttgaaatatatatgttttgtaTTAGTTCCCATGACTTCATTAGTAACTAATAGTTTTGTTAGATTTTTGCAGTTAAATTGTTTATACAAAACAAATATATAGTTACCCTTGTATTGGAACTTAACATTTCGAGTTAATCAATATAAAAACAATACTTGAAATCAGATTTTAGAACTTTTGTTTGTTCTCCAACAAACGTTTTAACGTGTCTCTCCAAATAATATGGATTTGAGGCTACCAAAATCGGTAAGCGGGCTTTGGACTTTAGGCTACCGGAATCGGTAAGTGGGTATTATATtacttttgaaaaattttgattttacttttcTGAAATTCTGAAATCTTTTGATGCAAAAAATCTATAATTTTCGTATTGGATATGGATTTTAAGTTATCAGAATCGGTAAGTATACTTTATTAatgttttcacatttttaatatattgctttggaaattatttttattttagttttttaaaattctgaaattttacGATACAAGAAAATCCTTAATTTTCGTattgaattttcattttaagCTATTGGAATCGTTAAGTCggctttattattattttcgtaTAATTTCTATATTGCTTTCGAAATCttttttttctgaaattctGAAATTATGCGATACAAGAAagtgaaatttttgtattgaatataGATTTTAGGCTACCATAATTGGGCTTTAATactattttgtatattttatatatttcttttgaaaatattttgaattagttttttgaaattttgccATACAATAAAGTTATGTGAAATTTCCGAATATCCGAGTTCTAATTCCTGATTTTGGCACTTAATGAAATTTTGAACCAAATGTTAGGGATACATACTTTTGACTGCTCCTGATTCTTGAACTCACCCTTAGGAGAATAAATCTAGAACATTGATATCACTTAAAACATGATGGAAATCTAGAAGACTAATATCATGCATATGATACTTTATACAAGCTAGGATATCTGCTTATTAATAAGAGTAAATATTGTGTacacattaaatattttgttgctaatgttaaaaaaatttaaaaattatttcaaaactgGAAGATATATCACTTGCAGAGCGATCCCCATGTCATTCACCAACTCAACCCTCTTTTAGAAATTAAGAGCGATAATGAAATCGTGGAGGGGTGGGACAAGAAAAATTTATGGGCTTGTAGAATTTGATTAGAAAATCATGATGTTGCTACATTTTCAAAAAGTTTAGTCATTGTTAGGATCAATTGAGGGACAAACATttagctacaatagctcggttcttaaAATATTACACTCAAAACAATCCCTCTAAAACTGATCTAAACATTTTGTAACAACACTTAaaagatatgcaagttgaatgtatAAAAACGGTTTGATTGAAGCagtttatcaaacactttgtatgtAATGTTTTGCTATTTGAagacacataaaatgcttcaacaatgcattctaaaaacaacaacaataattaaatgcaataaagtaaGTAGACActaatttgtttatggatgttcggagatcaACAACTCTTACATTATACCTTCTTCTACTTAGGAAGGATCtattagaagactttgatttatgcAACACCTTGTATAAACCCATTTCAGCTTAAGAATTTTCTTTTGCTTAATcgaaactcctagcacactctTGATTGTAGGACGCAACCTCACAATCCGCATAATGTTGTCTTTTATGCCAAGATTATGAACACAATCTTTTAAGTCTTAGTGTAAAGATTATCATTCAACTATTCGTTGAAGCTCAACTCTCTTTTGTGTGAgtgatttttgtgtgtgtgagaaTTTTATCCTTTACAATGTATATATATCTCATATGTATCCTCACACTTGAGTTTGCTAGGGTGACCATGCTTTGAATCTCCTTCAAAAGgttttgtttgattttcaagATATTGTATTTATAGCCTCCAAAGAATATGAGATAATTTGGGAAACTAGTGATTATATTACATGATCGATAGAAAATGTAACATATGATTTTTGGGATTTAAGTTAGATTGACTCTATTAGGTTATAATTTGACATCGAAGGTTAGTGTTAGTGTTGAATTGCacgacaaaataaaaaaattgtctcTGTTTCTCAACTTTATGAAGTTGTTGAAGCttcatttaaattatttaggatttttgaacttttctcttcttttttaattaaaaaaaatcagttttttTAAAGAAACTTGAAATATGTATGTTCTGGGTCAGTTCCCATAAATTCTGTTGAGAATGTAACCAAAGTCtcacattaaaaataaatggGGAAGATCATTGATTCCACTAGTATGAGGTGTTTTTGGATAAAGCCCGAAAacaaaattatgaatgcttAGGCCCAAAGTAGACAATATCATACCATTATGGAGATATGTGATTTCAATTGTGTAACGGTACCATTATGGAGATATGTGATTTCAATTGTGTAACGATATTAGAGCCAGGTTTAGATTGAGCCATGTGGATGGAATCCTCAGATACTTAACAATATCATACCATTATGGAGATATGTGATTTCAATTGTGTAACGGTACCATTATGGAGATATGTATTAGAGCCAGATTTAGATTGAGCCATGTGGGTGGAATCCTCGAATACTTAAAAGAAGAAGGTGAGGGCTCCTAGTAAATCCGTAATAAGCTCTCGAGGCAGCGGTGCTTCAAGTATTCCACGTAAGGCGTGCACTTCGATTTCTTTTAAGTGGAGAGGACCGATGAGATTGAGAGGAGGCTCAGACCATGAGAATAATGGTATTTCTTTTTTTGACGGGAAGATTGTTGGGAATGCGACCAAAGTCCAACATTAGAAATACATGGAGAATATCTTGCTTTTGAAAATACTTTGATTTTAGTTTGCtgaaattctgaaattttgtgatacaagaaaatttgaatttttcgtATTGAATATGTATCTAACGCTACCGGTAAGtggtttttgttattattaatttcgtatatatatattatattttaatttggatTTTAATTCTATGtaattctgaaaaaaaaaaattatacaagaaaatttgtaattttcgtATCGATTTTATGTCTtgcttataataatattttgattttcgtatattttatatcttgcttataataatatttgatcttagttttctgaaattttgaattttgcaaTATaagaaaatctgaaattttcatATTGCATATAAATTTGAGGCTACCGGAAACGGTAAGTGGATTTATTATTTTCGTGTATTTGATATATTgcttttgaaattattttgattttagttttccgattttctgaaattttgcgataaaaaaatctgaaattttggtATTGCTTTAAGTTATATGAAATTTCGAAAAACCTTATTGATTTTGGTACTGAATGAATTATGAACCAAACAGTATATTCAACATGTACTCTGGCTACTCCTGATTCCTGACCTTATCTTTAGCAGGATAAATCAGTTAAGCCATGAAGAACAGAATCTAGTGCATTTGATATTTGATATAAGTTAGGATCTCTGTTTATTATTTAGATTGCAGTTTacacattaaatattttgttattactGCTAAAACAAGTTCAAAACTTAATTTTAAACTCGAAGATATTAATGTTCCCCCTTTGCGGAGTGATCCCCATGTCACTCACCAATTTACCACCTTATAAGAGCAAAGATAAAACTTTTTAAGTCCGCTACTGTATTCGTTTTTGAGTTGTAAATAAACTTGTATTCAGTAAGAAAATAGGTTGTAACTTAAAGGCTTAAACATTTTCGGAAGTTTAACTATGACTTTTGAGAATGCTGCCGAAGCCGCATCCCTAATGGTATCAGATCGAAATCATGTTCATGTCTAGATAAGAAAGTAGGATttatttcgataaaaaaaattgggaatCCCGCCTGCACATTGTACTAAACAATAGGTTGTGATCTTGATGTTAAAATCTATCTCTTGGCATAATGCTAATTTTTTCATTTGCTCTTACTTCAGAAAAGAGGGAGATGCGAGGAAGAAGAATTCATGAAAAGATTGCAAGAAAGGATGGAAGGGAAGAAAAAATTGCAGATACCCATTGCTTCAATGGGTCGTCTTCCCTTGACCACGGATGAACCAGAGGTAACCTGCAGTGTTAGCTCTCTGGGgaaagcttttttttttttaactgaattgagaatttttgcCTTAATACTTCCAATTccttattgtttttatttggtCGGCCTATCATTTCATGACTTCCAAAAGTATTTTGCTTGATTATGGCTAAAAATGCTTTTGCTAAGTTGATAACCGATAAGAAATcttgaatattatttttctgatCGTCACATCACCTGGCATCTTTGGTTCCCTTAGTGATCTTGTTAATTGGAGTATGATAGCTGCTTGTCCCAGTATCTTGGTCGCATATGAAGTTACGTCAGAGTTAGTTGATTAGATATATTTGGTTTAATGGTTTTTCAGTGTTTGGTAAAGCCTCCGGTTAAAGAAAACACGAGGCCCATTGATGTGGTATTGCATAGTGATATAAGAGCAGAGGAGCGTGCTGAATTTGATCAACAGGTATAGCTTTTTCCTACTTAACCTGCTGAAATTTTTTGTCAGAAACACATGAAATGACACGTTTCCATCTGTGTCAGCATGAATCTGGGGGAGTTTGTTATTTTACACTTGTAAGCTTGCCGCTTTTCAATCTGTTGATACTTTCGTCTAAACATGTTTTTCCTTCTATCAAGGTTGCCCGGAAAATTAGTTTTATTGAACAATATAGGTTGGAAAGGGAGAGACAACAAAAGGTAAACGATGTCTATAGCAAACGAAGAACACGAGACAACATGTTTTTCAGTCCTGCAATAATTTTTGGTATGTTTATTTTGCTTTTCTCAGCTagcagaagaagaagaaataagaAGACTAAGGAAAGAGATCGTTCCAAAAGCTCAACCCATGCCATATTTTGACAGACCTTTTGTGCCGAGAAggtaataaaatttcatttacATATGCATCCAGAGTAGACGCATGCTATCATACTATCATCAAAGTCATGTAACACCATAAGTGGGTTGTTTGTTTATCTTTTCAGATCCACGAAACACCTGACTATACCAAGAGAACCGAAGTTTCATGTACCTCAACACAAGAAGATCAAGTGTTGCTCGTCTTGCGTCGATAACTGCGATGGATACAATGGATGAATGGTGGAAGCTTTgtttgttttcttgatttttggaTTTACCACCAGCTATATATTCACACAAAATCACAAATGAAATAGTAGATAAATAAGTTAGATATATAGGACTTTGTGAGAATGAGATATTCAATCAAAGAGTCGGTCGACCGATTTAATGAACGATCCAATGGAGTAAATGAATGGGGTACTAttattgttagttttttttttaaagtctaATCAAAGTCAATCATATTATGGCTTAATATATGAaccacaattaaataaacttacCCATTTGGATCCGTTTCGGTGATACTCAACACTGCTTTTGCCCAAATGAGGTGGACTTGTCCCAGATCTCTGATAAGGCACCAAGCCATCAACACCCAGTTCTCCTTTCGCAAATATCTTTCGAGCCATGAAAGCTGAAACATTCAACCCATCACGGTTATGCAAAATGAGATGTAAAAACTTGT of the Primulina huaijiensis isolate GDHJ02 chromosome 1, ASM1229523v2, whole genome shotgun sequence genome contains:
- the LOC140973576 gene encoding UDP-glucose 6-dehydrogenase 1-like, yielding MVKICCLGAGYVGGPTMAVIALKCPQIEVAVVDISVPRINAWNSDQLPIYEPGLDDVVKQCRGKNLFFSTDVEKHVFEADIVFVSVNTPTKTRGLGAGKAADLTYWESAARMIADVSKSDKIVVEKSTVPVKTAEAIEKILTHNSKGINYQILSNPEFLAEGTAIQDLFNPDRVLIGGRETPEGFKAVQALKDVYAHWVPEDRILTTNLWSAELSKLAANAFLAQRISSVNAMSALCEATGADVTQVAYAVGKDTRIGPKFLNASVGFGGSCFQKDILNLVYICECNGLPEVAEYWKQVIKINDYQKNRFVNRLVASMFNTVANKKVAILGFAFKKDTGDTRETPAIDVCKGLLGDKAHLSIYDPQVTEDQIQRDLTMNKFDWDHPLHLQPTSPSTVKKLHAAWDAYEATKDAHAICILTEWDEFKTLDFQRIYDNMQKPAFIFDGRNIIDANKLRKIGFIVYSIGKPLDAWLKDMPAVA
- the LOC140976883 gene encoding microtubule-destabilizing protein 60-like isoform X1 codes for the protein MESNSSTAGAVVSTGKENYSLLNPSNFDDTRNFLENLDPNFSIVNLKSFNSPTIIKSKKSAKKSDSRSPNPIRVDSPLLKKKIRERKFVIAKKKSRNEDLNSSAAGVVCEKCKKAIGKSSQCWCLAYQSLRASQEDFFDKRAELSNEIDVEKLNKHNVRDENERIKVNHVGQDTGIDNEGGLEGKDSSENNDEDVELILKRRRDKLLKEARESVPESGSGRVMHLVRAFENLHLIRKADDSGDEESEQVLDEKKGTKWGLPGLQQSTKVSNPQVYLPLYCPSDIFLTSESLSLGSTRSYSLDSSQGSFSFSTRTSARGGRSRRRSNESSGTFVRRNYKGRQPRATSQRPFMLQTEKRGRCEEEEFMKRLQERMEGKKKLQIPIASMGRLPLTTDEPECLVKPPVKENTRPIDVVLHSDIRAEERAEFDQQVARKISFIEQYRLERERQQKLAEEEEIRRLRKEIVPKAQPMPYFDRPFVPRRSTKHLTIPREPKFHVPQHKKIKCCSSCVDNCDGYNG
- the LOC140976883 gene encoding microtubule-destabilizing protein 60-like isoform X2 produces the protein MESNSSTAGAVVSTGKENYSLLNPSNFDDTRNFLENLDPNFSIVNLKSFNSPTIIKSKKSAKKSDSRSPNPIRVDSPLLKKKIRERKFVIAKKKSRNEDLNSSAAGVVCEKCKKAIGKSSQCWCLAYQSLRASQEDFFDKRAELSNEIDVEKLNKHNVRDENERIKVNHVGQDTGIDNEGGLEGKDSSENNDEDVELILKRRRDKLLKEARESVPESGSGRVMHLVRAFENLHLIRKADDSGDEESEQVLDEKKGTKWGLPGLQQSTKVSNPQVYLPLYCPSDIFLTSESLSLGSTRSYSLDSSQGSFSTRTSARGGRSRRRSNESSGTFVRRNYKGRQPRATSQRPFMLQTEKRGRCEEEEFMKRLQERMEGKKKLQIPIASMGRLPLTTDEPECLVKPPVKENTRPIDVVLHSDIRAEERAEFDQQVARKISFIEQYRLERERQQKLAEEEEIRRLRKEIVPKAQPMPYFDRPFVPRRSTKHLTIPREPKFHVPQHKKIKCCSSCVDNCDGYNG
- the LOC140976883 gene encoding microtubule-destabilizing protein 60-like isoform X4, which gives rise to MESNSSTAGAVVSTGKENYSLLNPSNFDDTRNFLENLDPNFSIVNLKSFNSPTIIKSKKSAKKSDSRSPNPIRVDSPLLKKKIRERKFVIAKKKSRNEDLNSSAAGVVCEKCKKAIGKSSQCWCLAYQSLRASQEDFFDKRAELSNEIDVEKLNKHNVRDENERIKVNHVGQDTGIDNEGGLEGKDSSENNDEDVELILKRRRDKLLKEARESVPESGSGRVMHLVRAFENLHLIRKADDSGDEESEQVLDEKKGTKWGLPGLQQSTKVSNPQVYLPLYCPSDIFLTSESLSLGSTRSYSLDSSQGSFSFSTRTSARGGRSRRRSNESSGTFVRRNYKGRQPRATSQRPFMLQTECLVKPPVKENTRPIDVVLHSDIRAEERAEFDQQVARKISFIEQYRLERERQQKLAEEEEIRRLRKEIVPKAQPMPYFDRPFVPRRSTKHLTIPREPKFHVPQHKKIKCCSSCVDNCDGYNG
- the LOC140976883 gene encoding microtubule-destabilizing protein 60-like isoform X3, whose protein sequence is MESNSSTAGAVVSTGKENYSLLNPSNFDDTRNFLENLDPNFSIVNLKSFNSPTIIKSKKSAKKSDSRSPNPIRVDSPLLKKKIRERKFVIAKKKSRNEDLNSSAAGVVCEKCKKAIGKSSQCWCLAYQSLRASQEDFFDKRAELSNEIDVEKLNKHNVRDENERIKVNHVGQDTGIDNEGGLEGKDSSENNDEDVELILKRRRDKLLKEARESVPESGSGRVMHLVRAFENLHLIRKADDSGDEESEQVLDEKKGTKWGLPGLQQSTKVSNPQVYLPLYCPSDIFLTSESLSLGSTRSYSLDSSQGSFSFSTRTSARGGRSRRRKRGRCEEEEFMKRLQERMEGKKKLQIPIASMGRLPLTTDEPECLVKPPVKENTRPIDVVLHSDIRAEERAEFDQQVARKISFIEQYRLERERQQKLAEEEEIRRLRKEIVPKAQPMPYFDRPFVPRRSTKHLTIPREPKFHVPQHKKIKCCSSCVDNCDGYNG
- the LOC140976883 gene encoding microtubule-destabilizing protein 60-like isoform X5, with translation MESNSSTAGAVVSTGKENYSLLNPSNFDDTRNFLENLDPNFSIVNLKSFNSPTIIKSKKSAKKSDSRSPNPIRVDSPLLKKKIRERKFVIAKKKSRNEDLNSSAAGVVCEKCKKAIGKSSQCWCLAYQSLRASQEDFFDKRAELSNEIDVEKLNKHNVRDENERIKVNHVGQDTGIDNEGGLEGKDSSENNDEDVELILKRRRDKLLKEARESVPESGSGRVMHLVRAFENLHLIRKADDSGDEESEQVLDEKKGTKWGLPGLQQSTKVSNPQVYLPLYCPSDIFLTSESLSLGSTRSYSLDSSQGSFSFSTRTSARGGRSRRRCLVKPPVKENTRPIDVVLHSDIRAEERAEFDQQVARKISFIEQYRLERERQQKLAEEEEIRRLRKEIVPKAQPMPYFDRPFVPRRSTKHLTIPREPKFHVPQHKKIKCCSSCVDNCDGYNG